From Cydia splendana chromosome 12, ilCydSple1.2, whole genome shotgun sequence, a single genomic window includes:
- the LOC134795369 gene encoding uncharacterized protein LOC134795369 — translation MAAAPAMFRPGPLDPCYAQRIYDTPESAKTKKWSSKLKLNTSGSVKSSEKSPESPYMYGTISGPSGSSLSKSMKYAETWLYGSVRTQTPPMRPSVFSAYPEVPGPVLISTPQKPTPHNYAVILCSCPEYLNGTKKTSSTKVSICKKCKGSRLPLTIAESPRMLVGGTVRGHQVNRDAGLLRAGTVRVQGSKARPSILKSNGDNDPYDLMRRSRLAPPHEARIGSQFSTTRSRAKSISPCRGKNRKPSPESQRKIRSKSVSRVNEVWVDEDNNANVNDSKKSILSCDINPYDLVKSSGHLKSLVEIEFDDDYADMFQDALKVGNSRPLSKSKSDTNVKAIGGQRIRISDESKTYAIQDTTSYNSLNCDLKNFEMKMQEIPSLLPNIKTESNKSLHVNKPTNKKTINLSPANRTKQKSASPKRPPRRVRNARTDDDSESDNQRLPERNYVRKVPSDNLRNQKYKTNNSENIKSILKKPRNYDLYIANPKSETSDESSEKKRSNASQFYLPKPKEKGFTTTQNILQRKRVQFLVENEETKVIYTAEFNLQENTVRGIPGDIPVDVEDDIVAEGDIVSHSLTEVDVELAKLITQSTGNYPSLYEDVQVNNNYGVIADDTISPVESNVFSNNATNSTEENVADNEVPKVPVLRRSESERLTSIMSVAPPKFLDTMALRPKPKHGHTSQVFLGSLNEYEHNKENNLRNESPHINNSQLVENNVSQNNEESGNLSDNSDITQKILNNLRRGISESPEPPPRLKVKDRKLKKNNYVKTRFVRNNSTSSTSDEWSDVNDNEQRTVLRVKQFDSDEGEEPNTSMKITENEPRKTSIQISGNECYSTMNVSSDTPIYLSSVVVNDDSGNTCDTYQTGTTVTISVGTPQKEIKKSKSQIYIGTSLSNRREKKEESNTYEEYYNDNQPINSNNTTNSFNDLSTSDMSTILNDPVQAVKLNLVPHVCGKNNNLLNNSVESIDQSPDEKQSQNGNFVSKLFDDPFFGHLAEGLDSGLVKKLIENSLIKLQETKHQDGPEPQEITIGELIESSLKNLKEEINKREETKMNNNVNEQNSARDDESDKKAADTSACLENDDNGCSAPYESMEYESGAMGVFSDLEPMSDCYNASASELSTEDDTTSTRSKFYQMLVDAALCDIEIASNTDDDHHYESIRLNSDPIYEEIGDMPPPLPVNPPPTSLSILDEEKRCGSRSIFEGASKYDILSYLVDAKERGIDDEDTYITSFGTENDSLNQSKDKIITSEINAHLSSNTSHLSNASDSSEDNSLIINHDSIEKTLVCKKTSAEIERNDSGVGSETSKSSRSRLQGKISPCNTLTDKDTPIHLCEDCDTTVESQVTEQGSLYAPLVCRKCAKKRAERKEIITEIVETEEKYGRDLQIILEEFYKPMLVAGLLNQEQLSAIFLNVEELIENNQVLSEKLRDALEIAVDQGDEDLLTVNVGKILLECSGMLTAFQSYCVKQAGAALLLAGLEKDKELLRIFLRVSQMENTVLRRMNLNSFLMVPVQRVTKYPLLLSRLHRSTAACAAERDDVRSAQRCVESRLEEMNAAAAAAAAAARDVPLWRRLAAARRTAHDLHVADIRLRKMAVDVLDWNHDDARFAMEGKLLFTQPNDNNWRKGRTIKLTPINALLVTNGKPTITHKTNEIRETREARDREARERDGDALFARSGVREAALLLVREKAGRYTLQREPLFLDRCVVAADHEPEHFFEVHEITTKDSYIFKAEESSRTRTWYRQLQYHAQGAGAWRKRRNALANIMINPMLTRN, via the exons ATATATGATACACCGGAGAGCGCGAAAACGAAGAAATGGTCATCAAAACTGAAACTGAATACTTCAGGGAGTGTAAAATCATCAGAAAAATCACCGGAAAGCCCATATATGTATGGAACCATCAGCGGACCCAGTGGATCGTCTTTATCCAAGTCCATGAAGTACGCTGAAACATGGTTGTACGGGTCCGTGAGGACTCAAACCCCACCGATGAGACCCAGCGTGTTCTCAGCGTATCCGGAAGTACCTGGCCCTGTTCTAATAAGTACTCCTCAAAAACCAACACCTCACAATTACGCTGTAATACTATGTTCCTGTCCTGAGTACCTTAATGGTACAAAGAAAACCAGCTCTACCAAAGTCAGTATATGTAAGAAATGCAAGGGATCTCGTTTACCTTTAACAATAGCCGAAAGCCCGCGGATGTTAGTGGGAGGCACAGTCAGGGGACATCAAGTGAATAGAGATGCTGGTTTACTTAGAGCTGGGACGGTCAGGGTTCAGGGATCCAAGGCGAGACCTTCTATACTTAAATCAAACGGAGATAACGATCCTTACGATTTGATGAGACGAAGTCGGTTAGCACCTCCACATGAAGCTCGTATTGGTAGTCAATTCTCAACGACTCGTTCACGGGCTAAAAGTATCAGCCCATGTAGAGGAAAAAATAGGAAACCGAGTCCAGAATCGCAACGTAAAATTAGAAGTAAATCTGTTAGTAGAGTCAATGAAGTCTGGGTTGACGAAGATAATAATGCAAACGTCAACGATTCTAAGAAGTCTATTTTATCATGTGACATCAACCCATATGATCTGGTTAAGTCAAGTGGTCATTTAAAATCATTAGTCGAAATAGAATTTGATGATGATTATGCTGATATGTTTCAAGATGCTCTGAAAGTAGGTAACTCTAGACCACTGAGTAAATCCAAGTCAGATACTAATGTTAAAGCTATTGGTGGCCAACGAATTCGTATATCAGACGAATCTAAGACTTACGCTATACAAGATACAACTTCTTACAACTCCTTAAACTGTGATctcaaaaattttgaaatgaAAATGCAGGAAATACCTTCcttattaccaaatattaaaaCTGAGAGCAACAAATCGTTGCATGTAAATAAACCCACTAACAAAAAGACTATTAACTTATCTCCCGCAAATCGTACAAAACAGAAAAGTGCTTCTCCAAAACGACCACCGAGAAGAGTACGAAATGCAAGAACCGACGATGATAGTGAAAGTGACAACCAACGTCTACCAGAACGTAATTATGTTAGAAAAGTACCCTCAGATAACTTAcgaaatcaaaaatataaaacaaataactctGAAAATATAAAGTCTATACTAAAAAAACCAAGAAATTACGATTTATATATAGCCAATCCAAAATCAGAAACATCCGATGAATCGTCTGAAAAGAAACGAAGCAATGCTTCACAGTTCTATCTTCCAAAGCCAAAGGAGAAAGGCTTTACTACAACACAGAACATATTACAACGAAAACGTGTCCAATTTTTGGTAGAAAATGaagaaacaaaagttatttacaCAGCAGAATTCAATCTTCAAGAAAATACGGTTAGAGGAATACCAGGAGATATACCAGTGGACGTGGAAGACGACATCGTAGCAGAAGGTGATATTGTTAGCCACAGTTTGACAGAGGTTGACGTTGAACTGGCTAAATTAATCACACAAAGTACAGGAAATTATCCAAGCCTTTATGAAGACGTACAAGTGAATAACAATTATGGAGTTATTGCGGATGACACCATCAGCCCCGTTGAAAGCAATGTCTTTTCAAATAATGCGACGAACTCAACAGAAGAAAATGTAGCAG ATAACGAAGTACCAAAAGTACCTGTTCTACGTCGCTCAGAATCAGAAAGACTGACTTCGATTATGTCAGTTGCACCTCCTAAATTTCTGGATACTATGGCGTTGCGTCCCAAACCTAAACATGGACATACAAGTCAAGTCTTTTTAGGATCTCTCAATGAATACGAGCATAACAAAGAGAATAATTTACGTAATGAATCGCCGCATATTAACAATTCTCAACTGGTTGAAAATAATGTATCTCAAAATAATGAAGAATCAGGAAACCTAAGTGATAATAGTGACATAACACAAAAAATTCTAAATAATTTGCGACGAGGTATATCAGAATCTCCTGAGCCGCCTCCTAGGCTCAAAGTAAAGGACCGTAAGTTAAAGAAAAATAACTACGTAAAAACTCGATTCGTTAGGAATAATTCTACAAGTTCTACAAGTGACGAATGGTCTGACGTAAATGATAATGAACAAAGAACTGTTTTACGAGTAAAACAATTTGATTCAGATGAAGGCGAAGAACCCAATACTTCAATGAAAATAACAGAAAATGAGCCTAGAAAAACATCTATTCAGATAAGCGGTAATGAATGCTATTCAACAATGAATGTCAGTAGCGATACGCCTATATATCTCTCTTCAGTCGTGGTTAATGACGATTCAGGAAACACGTGTGATACTTATCAGACTGGAACCACAGTTACGATTAGCGTTGGTACTcctcaaaaagaaataaagaaatctaagaGTCAGATCTATATAGGCACTTCCCTGTCTAACCGTAGAGAAAAGAAAGAGGAGTCAAATACATACGAAGAGTATTATAATGACAATCAACCAATCAATTCTAATAATACAACTAATTCATTTAATGACCTCAGTACATCTGATATGTCCACAATACTAAATGATCCTGTACAAGCTGTCAAATTAAACCTTGTTCCACACGTTTGtggcaaaaataataatttattgaataacaGTGTTGAATCTATTGATCAATCTCCGGATGAGAAACAGTCACAAAATGGGAATTTTGTTAGTAAACTCTTTGACGATCCATTCTTTGGCCATTTAGCAGAAGGTCTCGACTCAGGtttagtaaaaaaattaatagaaAATTCGCTTATTAAACTTCAAGAGACTAAACACCAGGATGGACCAGAACCACAAGAAATCACTATTGGAGAATTGATTGAAAGCTCTTTAAAGAATCTCAAAGAAGAAATTAATAAAAGAGAAGAGACGAAAATGAATAATAATGTCAACGAACAAAATAGCGCCAGAGATGACGAGTCGGACAAGAAAGCAGCCGACACGTCAGCTTGTCTAGAAAACGACGACAACGGCTGCTCTGCTCCCTATGAAAGTATGGAGTATGAAAGCGGTGCTATGGGAGTATTTTCAGACCTTGAACCTATGTCAGACTGTTATAATGCGTCCGCAAGCGAACTTTCTACTGAAGATGACACCACTTCAACAAGATCTAAATTTTATCAAATGTTAGTTGATGCTGCGCTATGCGATATTGAGATAGCAAGCAACACTGATGATGATCATCACTATGAATCAATCCGTCTTAACAGTGATCCCATTTATGAAGAAATTGGTGATATGCCACCTCCATTACCAGTTAATCCTCCTCCAACATCATTATCAATATTAGACGAAGAGAAACGATGTGGTTCGCGGTCGATTTTTGAAGGAGCATCAAAATATGATATTTTATCCTATTTGGTTGATGCTAAAGAAAGAGGTATCGATGACGAAGATACGTATATCACCAGTTTCGGGACTGAAAACGATTCACTGAATCAATCCAAAGACAAAATAATAACTTCAGAAATAAATGCGCATCTAAGCAGTAATACAAGTCATCTATCAAACGCATCTGATTCGAGTGAAGACAATTCATTAATTATTAATCATGACAGTATTGAAAAAACTCTTGTTTGTAAGAAAACATCCGCTGAAATCGAAAGAAACGATTCTGGTGTTGGTTCAGAAACAagtaagtcatctagaagtcgACTACAGGGGAAAATATCACCGTGCAATACATTGACGGATAAAGACACTCCAATACATCTCTGTGAAGATTGTGATACTACGGTTGAATCGCAAGTTACAGAACAAG GTTCTTTATATGCTCCACTAGTATGCCGAAAATGCGCGAAGAAACGGGCAGAGAGAAAAGAAATCATAACGGAAATTGTAGAGACTGAGGAAAAGTATGGGCGGGATTTGCAAATTATCCTTGAGGAGTTTTATAAACCCATGTTGGTCGCGGGCTTACTTAATCAAGAACAATTAAGTGCAATTTTCCTTAATGTTGAAGAACTTATTGAAAATAATCAAGTGTTGTCTGAAAAGTTAAGAGACGCCCTCGAAATTGCGGTTGACCAAGGAGATGAG GACTTATTGACAGTCAACGTGGGGAAGATACTTCTTGAGTGTTCTGGCATGCTGACGGCATTCCAGTCATACTGTGTGAAACAAGCGGGCGCTGCGCTTCTATTAGCGGGCCTTGAAAAAGATAAAGAACTTCTTCGGATATTTTTGCGAGTCTCACAAATGGAAAACACTGTTTTGAGGAGGATGAACTTGAACTCATTCTTAATG GTACCTGTACAACGTGTAACAAAATATCCGCTCCTGCTATCCCGGCTTCATCGTTCAACGGCCGCTTGCGCTGCTGAAAGGGATGACGTGCGCAGCGCCCAGCGTTGTGTCGAGTCCAGACTGGAGGAGATGAACGCAGcagcggcagcggcggcggctgcAGCTAGAGATGTCCCCTTGTGGAGAAGACTTGCCGCGGCCAGAAGAACCGCACACGATCTCCACGTCGCCGATATCAGGCTAAGAAAGATGGCCGTTGACGTGCTTGACTGGAATCACGATGATGCGAG GTTCGCAATGGAAGGGAAGCTGCTGTTCACCCAGCCGAATGACAACAACTGGCGGAAAGGACGCACAATCAAGCTGACGCCCATCAACGCCCTTTTGGTAACTAACGGAAAG CCAACGATTACGCACAAAACGAACGAGATCCGCGAAACCAGAGAAGCGAGAGATCGCGAAGCAAGGGAAAGAGATGGCGATGCTCTATTCGCACGGAGTGGAGTGAGAGAGGCTGCTCTTCTCCTAGTGAGAGAGAAGGCGGGAAGATACACGCTGCAGAGAGAACCGCTTTTCTTGGATAGGTGCGTGGTGGCTGCGGATCATGAGCCCGAACATTTCTTCGAAGTTCACGAGATTACTACTAAGGATTCGTATATTTTCAAG GCAGAAGAAAGCTCGCGCACGCGCACTTGGTACCGGCAGCTGCAGTATCACGCGCAGGGCGCCGGCGCGTGGCGCAAGCGGCGCAACGCGTTAGCCAACATCATGATCAACCCGATGCTTACTAGAAATTAA